TTCAGGACAATTTTCCATAACATATTTAATTATATACTTAACCATTTCTTCAGCAACATCCATATTTACTGTTAAATCTGCAAATGCCATTTCTGGTTCTATCATCCAGAATTCAGAAGCATGTCTTGAAGTATTTGAATTTTCAGCTCTAAATGTAGGTCCAAATGTATAAACATTTCTAAAAGCAGAACAATATGTCTCAACACTAAGTTGTCCACTTACTGTTAAGTTAGTACTTTTACCAAAGAAATCTTTAGTATTATCTACTTTTCCATTTTCTTTTTTAGGTAAATCATTCATATCTAAAGTTGTAACTCTAAACATTTCTCCTGCTCCTTCAGTATCTGAAGATGTTATTATTGGAGTATGTACATATACAAAATTTTTCTCTTGAAAATACTTATGTATTGCATAAGCTAATACTGATCTTACTCTAAATACAGCAGAAAAAGTATTTGTTCTTGGTCTTAAATGTGCTATCTCTCTCAAATATTCAAAAGAATGTCTTTTGTTTTGAAGTGGATAATCTAATGCTGCTTTCTGTTCTATTCTAACTTCAGTAGCTATTATCTCCGCATTTTGACCTTTCCCTTGAGATTCTTGATATATCCCTTTCACAACTATTGAAGAAGAAATAGATAAATGAGATATCTCCTCAAAATTTTCTAAACTTGTATCATATACAATTTGCATACCTTTAAAAAAGCTACCATCATTTATTTCTATAAAACCAAAGTTTTTTTGAGCTCTTATTTTTCTAAGCCATCCAGAAACTTCTACCTCTTTTCCTAACAACTCTTTTTCATTTCTATATAGTTCTCTTACTGTAACACAACTCATGAAACTCCCCCTTAATTTAAGTTCTCTTTATCGTCTACTATTTTTATTCTATCTAAATGTCCCTTAACTTGAGCTCTGAATTTTTCCATATAAAGCTTTCTATATTTATTTCTTTCAGATAACTCCTCTTCTGTCAAAGTCCTTTTTTTTGATAAATTAGCAAAATAATTTACCTTTACAACTATATCTTTCATTTCCATTTTTATCTCCTATATTATAACATATTAGTGGCAATCTATCATATTTATAAATCTAAAGTATTATACATTTTATTTTATTTTTTGTCAAACATAGCTCTATTGTTTATACTTGCTACAATTCCTAAAGCTACCATAATTGTCATTATAGAACTTCCTCCATAACTAAATAGTGGCATTGGAATTCCAAATACTGGTAATAAACCTAAAGCCACAAAAAAATTAATTAAAAACTGAGTTATTATAAATCCGCCTACTCCTATTGCTATATATCTTCCAAAACTATCTTTACATTCTAAGCCTATTTCTAATATTAAATTATATAATAAAAAAAATAATAAAATAACAAACATAATACCTATAAACCCCAATTCTTCCCCAAATAAAGCCATTATAAAATCTGTATGTATTTCTGGTAAATAATTATATTTTTGTACTCCTGCTCCATAACTTCTACCTAAAATTCCACCATTCCCAAAAGCAAGAAGAGACTGAGC
This genomic interval from Fusobacterium sp. JB019 contains the following:
- the asnS gene encoding asparagine--tRNA ligase, producing MSCVTVRELYRNEKELLGKEVEVSGWLRKIRAQKNFGFIEINDGSFFKGMQIVYDTSLENFEEISHLSISSSIVVKGIYQESQGKGQNAEIIATEVRIEQKAALDYPLQNKRHSFEYLREIAHLRPRTNTFSAVFRVRSVLAYAIHKYFQEKNFVYVHTPIITSSDTEGAGEMFRVTTLDMNDLPKKENGKVDNTKDFFGKSTNLTVSGQLSVETYCSAFRNVYTFGPTFRAENSNTSRHASEFWMIEPEMAFADLTVNMDVAEEMVKYIIKYVMENCPEEIEFFNKFIEKGLVDKLNNVLNSEFARLTYTEAVDILMKSGHKFDYKVEWGIDLQSEHERFLAENYFRKPVFLTDYPKEIKAFYMKLNEDEKTVRAMDLLAPGIGEIIGGSQREDKLEILEGKMDELGLDKEEYKFYTDLRKYGSFPHSGYGLGFERMMMYITGITNIRDVIPFPRTPGNAAF
- a CDS encoding DUF896 domain-containing protein produces the protein MEMKDIVVKVNYFANLSKKRTLTEEELSERNKYRKLYMEKFRAQVKGHLDRIKIVDDKENLN